The Bos javanicus breed banteng chromosome 21, ARS-OSU_banteng_1.0, whole genome shotgun sequence genome includes a region encoding these proteins:
- the LOC133234401 gene encoding granzyme B-like: MKPLLLLVAFLLTPRAKAGEIIGGHEAKPHSRPYMAYLQYWNQDVQSRCGGFLIRQDFVLTAAHCHGSLIKVTLGAHNIKQQERTQQVIRVRRAISHPDYNPKNFSNDIMLLKLERKAKQTSAVKPLSLPRAKARVKPGQTCSVAGWGRDSTDTYADTLQEVKLIVQEDQKCEAYLRNFYNRAIQLCVGDPKTKKASFKGDSGGPLVCDNVAQGIVSYGQKDGSTPRAFTKVSSFLPWIKKTMKSL; encoded by the exons ATGAAGCCTCTCCTGCTCCTGGTGGCCTTTCTCCTGACCCCCAGGGCAAAGGCAG GGGAGATCATCGGGGGCCATGAAGCCAAGCCCCACTCCCGCCCCTACATGGCATATCTTCAGTACTGGAATCAGGATGTCCAGAGTAGGTGCGGTGGGTTCCTGATTCGACAGGACTTCGTGCTGACAGCCGCTCACTGCCACGGAAG CTTAATCAAAGTCACCCTGGGGGCCCACAACATCAAACAGCAGGAGAGGACCCAGCAGGTCATCAGGGTGAGAAGAGCCATCAGCCACCCTGACTATAATCCTAAGAACTTCTCCAACGACATCATGTTATTAAAG CTGGAGAGAAAGGCCAAGCAGACATCAGCTGTGAAGCCCCTTAGTCTGCCCAGGGCCAAGGCCCGGGTGAAGCCAGGACAGACGTGCAGCGTGGCCGGCTGGGGGAGGGACTCCACGGACACCTACGCTGACACACTACAGGAGGTAAAGCTGATCGTGCAGGAGGATCAAAAGTGTGAGGCCTACTTACGCAACTTTTATAACCGCGCCATCCAGCTGTGTGTGGGGgacccaaagacaaagaaagctTCCTTTAAG GGGGACTCCGGGGGCCCTCTCGTGTGTGACAATGTGGCCCAGGGCATTGTCTCTTATGGACAAAAAGATGGATCAACTCCACGGGCCTTCACCAAAGTCTCAAGTTTCCTGCCCTGGATAAAGAAAACCATGAAAAGCCTCTGA